One Halarcobacter ebronensis genomic window carries:
- a CDS encoding PhnD/SsuA/transferrin family substrate-binding protein encodes MKRLISLYFIFITLLYGDNHLDKNYEFAVNIGEYNKINQNKIKSIVSRISKKFAERFDNKYDVNVTFIDNVDEVVDEYIRYKKYNSLVIYSSSYLKYRDKLKEVSKYFFTFDNNIDFQRYVLVVNNSSNIKSIKDIKNKKFLSFSSNDNYSDWLDYLTLKELNKRYKKLIKEEISVEKDAGLVLKLFFDKGDFAVIRKSSYKDLVLLNPSIEKKVSILIESEPIFFYGIGLFHKNTSEEIINGFDGIVIDGSFNREYNHLIKMLDSTKIKRIYPKDLETLEKFYKEYLSLKRKVDVQAK; translated from the coding sequence TTGAAGAGACTTATTAGTTTATATTTTATTTTTATTACCCTTTTGTATGGGGATAATCATCTAGATAAAAACTATGAATTTGCTGTAAATATTGGTGAATACAATAAAATAAATCAAAATAAAATTAAAAGTATAGTCTCTAGAATCTCTAAGAAATTTGCAGAAAGATTTGATAATAAATATGATGTAAATGTAACTTTTATTGATAATGTTGATGAAGTAGTAGATGAATATATTAGATATAAAAAATATAACTCTTTAGTTATTTATTCAAGTTCCTATTTAAAATATAGGGATAAGCTAAAAGAGGTTTCAAAATATTTTTTTACTTTTGATAACAATATAGATTTTCAAAGATATGTTTTAGTTGTTAATAATAGTTCAAACATTAAAAGTATAAAAGATATAAAAAATAAGAAGTTTTTATCTTTTTCTTCAAATGATAATTATAGTGATTGGTTAGATTATTTGACTTTAAAAGAGTTAAATAAAAGATATAAAAAATTAATCAAAGAAGAGATTAGTGTAGAAAAAGATGCAGGTTTAGTTTTAAAACTATTTTTTGATAAAGGAGATTTTGCTGTTATTAGAAAAAGTTCTTATAAGGATTTAGTCCTTTTAAACCCCTCAATAGAAAAGAAAGTTTCCATATTAATTGAATCTGAACCTATCTTTTTTTATGGGATAGGGCTTTTTCATAAAAATACCTCAGAAGAGATAATAAATGGTTTTGATGGAATAGTTATTGATGGTAGTTTTAATAGGGAATATAACCATCTTATAAAAATGCTTGATAGCACAAAAATAAAAAGAATTTATCCAAAAGATTTGGAAACGTTAGAGAAATTCTATAAAGAGTATTTAAGCTTAAAAAGAAAAGTTGATGTTCAAGCTAAATAA
- a CDS encoding ATP-binding protein: MFKLNKIFTKIFISMFLAILFFSSIFSIYYITSQKKEIIKSLEQEAKSIAQILIYSMSDAIVLDDNSYIVEFNYDFLSHHELLNSIVIEKNNKYFIINKDKWSYETNIDTSMKSLEKENSVYKMMVDPSSKIEVFHYVTPIIISGSSWGHIHLSFSLQQFHKKIENMYYSFFTFFVILLVIIFLISFFIARSFSKPIISLNEVANEISKGNLGLRSFNNNSDEIGHLSKSFNMMISKIESSQKELKDSYEKLEDRVEERTLELNKTNKMLEDKTHELEQLNQVLDKKVKEEVEKRAKQEKLLMHQSRLAAMGEMIGNIAHQWRQPLSMITTAASGMKVEKEFGLSNNESELNKIEVIIKTSNYLSNTIEDFSNFFKPNKYKETFHIEDKLQQSLELVASSLKFHHITVEENLDKTIEIKGFPNEYAQAILNILTNSKDVLVQRKIKNPTIFIKLYKDNNYAVLEIEDNAGGIDEKIIDKIFEPYFTTKHKYQGTGIGLYMSKMIVEENMQGKLGVENSKHGALFKIKIPIELQS; the protein is encoded by the coding sequence ATGTTCAAGCTAAATAAAATATTTACAAAAATATTCATTTCAATGTTTTTAGCGATATTATTCTTTTCTTCTATTTTTTCAATATATTATATTACTAGCCAAAAAAAAGAGATTATTAAATCACTAGAACAAGAAGCAAAAAGTATTGCCCAAATATTGATCTATAGTATGTCAGATGCAATAGTATTAGATGACAATTCCTATATTGTAGAGTTCAACTATGATTTTCTTTCCCATCATGAATTACTTAACTCAATTGTAATTGAAAAAAACAATAAATATTTTATTATAAATAAAGATAAATGGTCATATGAAACTAATATTGATACAAGTATGAAGAGTCTTGAAAAAGAAAATAGTGTCTATAAAATGATGGTAGACCCAAGCTCTAAAATAGAGGTATTTCATTATGTTACACCTATTATTATATCAGGGTCTAGTTGGGGACATATACATTTAAGCTTTTCTCTTCAACAGTTTCATAAAAAAATAGAGAATATGTATTATAGTTTTTTTACCTTTTTTGTGATCCTTCTAGTTATTATTTTCTTGATTTCATTTTTTATTGCAAGAAGTTTTTCAAAACCAATAATCTCTTTAAATGAGGTAGCAAATGAGATTTCAAAAGGAAATTTAGGTTTAAGAAGTTTTAATAATAATAGTGATGAAATAGGGCATTTATCAAAAAGTTTTAATATGATGATTTCAAAAATAGAGAGTTCTCAAAAAGAGTTAAAAGATTCTTATGAAAAACTTGAAGATAGAGTTGAAGAGAGAACTTTGGAGTTAAATAAAACAAATAAAATGTTAGAAGACAAAACCCATGAGTTGGAACAATTAAACCAAGTTTTGGATAAAAAAGTAAAAGAAGAGGTTGAAAAAAGAGCTAAACAAGAGAAATTATTGATGCATCAATCAAGACTTGCAGCAATGGGAGAGATGATAGGAAATATAGCTCACCAATGGAGACAACCTCTATCAATGATTACAACAGCAGCTTCAGGAATGAAAGTTGAAAAAGAGTTTGGACTTTCAAATAATGAATCTGAACTAAATAAAATTGAAGTTATTATTAAAACCTCTAACTATCTTTCAAACACTATAGAGGATTTTAGTAATTTCTTTAAACCAAATAAATATAAAGAGACTTTTCATATTGAAGATAAACTGCAACAATCTTTAGAATTGGTTGCTTCAAGTTTAAAATTCCATCATATAACTGTAGAAGAAAATTTAGATAAAACTATCGAAATAAAGGGCTTCCCAAATGAATATGCCCAAGCAATTTTGAATATCTTAACAAACTCTAAAGATGTTTTAGTTCAACGAAAAATCAAAAATCCAACAATCTTTATAAAACTTTATAAAGATAACAACTATGCAGTTTTAGAAATAGAAGATAATGCAGGTGGAATCGATGAAAAAATAATTGATAAAATTTTTGAACCATACTTCACTACAAAACATAAATACCAAGGAACTGGTATAGGTCTTTATATGTCAAAAATGATTGTTGAAGAGAATATGCAAGGTAAATTAGGAGTTGAAAACAGCAAGCATGGGGCTCTATTTAAAATTAAAATTCCTATTGAGTTACAATCCTAA
- a CDS encoding TolC family protein, translated as MKKIVCVFLLACIMVNAKEFDLTLDKAIDLALENNGLNKISKLNLEIAKAQYEQALSANYPSLDVVLYAKRDDKDTIYQQRGEFKLPADMAAALGMMGITSTSISADIDTIAVGRDTVRGELEVNYPLYTGGKISSIIQQAKLNKEIKAEAIKRSESSVVYDVKRYFYGYIFVDSLYKLINDIYENMKFSRDLTKEFLENGTTLNIKKTDYLNIKLITSLIETTLYKIDTNRKILEGAIGNLIGLKYNDVIKITYEKQEILKQNQDLETLVKKSMDFNSDIRTIDLALKIKDEQIKEAKSEYQPMVNLFGNINHTYNSYQYGYLYEENANRWTVGLAVKMSLFNGFKTDNQVLEKRLDKKIVNEQKILLEDGLALQLKNEFIKSSLGFKQLKALQEAVDAATENSITNFKAYKYEMVEAKDLVQSSMMEVYVKADYLKSLHDYLISLATIDKLIGKKLEETY; from the coding sequence TTGAAAAAGATTGTATGTGTATTTTTATTAGCTTGCATTATGGTAAATGCAAAAGAGTTCGATTTAACACTTGATAAAGCAATAGATCTTGCTTTGGAAAATAATGGTTTAAATAAAATCTCAAAATTAAATTTAGAGATTGCAAAAGCACAATATGAACAAGCCTTAAGTGCAAACTATCCTAGTCTTGACGTGGTTTTGTATGCTAAAAGAGATGACAAAGATACAATTTATCAACAAAGAGGTGAGTTTAAACTTCCAGCAGATATGGCTGCTGCACTTGGAATGATGGGAATAACATCAACTTCAATAAGTGCAGATATTGACACTATTGCAGTTGGTAGAGATACTGTAAGAGGAGAGTTAGAAGTTAATTATCCTTTATATACAGGTGGAAAAATCTCTTCAATAATCCAACAGGCAAAACTTAATAAAGAGATAAAAGCAGAAGCAATAAAAAGAAGCGAAAGCTCAGTTGTATATGATGTTAAAAGATATTTTTATGGTTATATTTTTGTGGATAGTCTTTATAAATTAATCAATGATATATATGAAAATATGAAGTTTAGCAGAGATTTAACCAAAGAATTTTTAGAGAATGGAACAACTCTAAATATTAAAAAAACAGACTACTTAAATATAAAATTAATCACTTCACTTATTGAAACTACCCTTTACAAAATTGATACAAATAGAAAGATATTAGAGGGTGCAATTGGGAATTTGATTGGTCTTAAATATAATGATGTGATTAAAATCACATATGAGAAACAAGAGATTTTAAAACAAAACCAAGATTTGGAAACATTAGTAAAAAAATCAATGGATTTTAATTCAGATATTAGAACTATTGATTTGGCACTTAAAATAAAAGATGAGCAAATAAAAGAGGCTAAATCTGAGTATCAACCAATGGTTAATCTTTTTGGAAATATCAATCATACTTACAATTCGTACCAATATGGATATTTATATGAAGAAAATGCAAATAGATGGACAGTTGGGTTAGCTGTAAAAATGTCTTTATTTAATGGATTTAAGACAGATAATCAAGTACTTGAAAAAAGATTAGATAAAAAGATTGTAAACGAACAAAAGATTCTTCTAGAAGATGGTCTTGCTTTACAACTAAAAAATGAGTTTATCAAAAGTTCATTGGGCTTTAAACAACTAAAAGCTCTTCAAGAAGCTGTTGATGCCGCAACTGAAAATAGTATAACAAATTTTAAAGCTTATAAATATGAGATGGTAGAGGCAAAAGATTTAGTTCAATCTTCTATGATGGAAGTCTATGTAAAAGCTGATTATCTTAAAAGTTTGCATGACTATCTTATCTCTTTAGCAACAATTGATAAACTAATAGGTAAAAAACTTGAAGAGACTTATTAG
- a CDS encoding succinyldiaminopimelate transaminase produces the protein MNFEKYPFEKLNELLKDIKPNDNYEPSALTIGEPQFETPKFIQNALNKSTSLLKKYPASAGLPELKEAMINFVKKRFNVTLKDKQLVTTFGTRESLFNFPQFLLFDKKEPTIAFTNPFYQIYEGAAIASRAKVIHINLTKQNKFKAKLSDKELEKCDLVILNYPNNPTSAEMTKKELGEWVKKALEFDFVLVNDECYSEIYFDESKKPSSLLEASIEVGNVDFKNVIVMNSISKRSSAPGLRSGFVAGDENILESYMQYRTYVGCASPVPLQKAAAVAWNEDFHVDEFREIYKKNFKIAKEILGITPPKATFYIWLEVEDDLEFTKNLYKEKNIKVLPGSFLGRNGMGQGYVRIALVENEEKTREILKRLKDFIDG, from the coding sequence ATGAATTTTGAAAAATATCCATTTGAAAAGTTAAATGAGTTATTAAAAGATATTAAGCCAAATGATAATTATGAACCAAGTGCGTTAACAATAGGAGAGCCTCAGTTTGAGACTCCAAAATTTATTCAAAATGCACTTAATAAATCAACTTCATTACTTAAAAAATATCCAGCAAGTGCAGGTTTGCCTGAATTAAAAGAGGCAATGATTAATTTTGTTAAAAAAAGATTTAATGTAACTTTGAAAGATAAACAATTAGTTACTACTTTTGGAACAAGGGAGTCTCTTTTTAATTTCCCACAGTTTTTGCTTTTTGATAAAAAAGAGCCAACAATTGCATTTACAAACCCTTTTTATCAAATATATGAAGGTGCGGCAATTGCAAGTAGAGCAAAAGTTATTCATATAAATTTAACAAAGCAGAATAAATTCAAAGCAAAACTAAGTGACAAAGAGTTAGAGAAATGTGATTTAGTTATTTTGAACTACCCAAACAATCCAACCTCTGCAGAGATGACAAAAAAAGAGCTTGGAGAGTGGGTGAAAAAAGCTTTAGAGTTTGATTTTGTACTTGTAAATGATGAGTGTTACTCTGAAATATATTTTGATGAGAGCAAAAAACCATCATCTTTACTTGAAGCTAGTATTGAAGTAGGGAATGTAGATTTTAAAAATGTAATTGTAATGAACTCAATTTCAAAAAGAAGTTCAGCTCCAGGTTTAAGAAGTGGATTTGTTGCTGGAGATGAAAATATTTTAGAATCTTATATGCAATATAGAACTTATGTTGGGTGTGCTTCTCCTGTTCCGTTACAAAAAGCAGCAGCAGTTGCTTGGAATGAAGATTTCCATGTTGATGAGTTTAGAGAGATATATAAGAAAAATTTTAAAATTGCAAAAGAGATTTTGGGAATAACTCCTCCAAAAGCAACTTTTTATATCTGGCTTGAAGTAGAAGATGATTTAGAGTTTACAAAAAATCTTTATAAAGAGAAAAATATTAAAGTTCTTCCAGGAAGCTTTTTAGGTAGAAATGGAATGGGACAAGGGTATGTAAGAATAGCTCTTGTTGAAAATGAAGAGAAAACAAGAGAGATACTAAAACGATTAAAGGATTTTATTGATGGATAA
- a CDS encoding COG3400 family protein, with protein sequence MKKILVILDGIVAKKLLQRMVETNTTENSYDIVYLSDAIVPEHKPSNFTFYKFDPTSESKLAMVLDKDTHSQVLIALNSKDEMINVIKNIKARKKNLPMSILDYWGINMKDPYVNIYKGIEVLANGMVERLPNIPVMAQNIGLKQGEIMEIKIPFGSSYAYRYIGSIEQKEWKIFGLYRGEKLINIKPSLILKPNDIILVIGKPTVLMQVYNAIGKSQGQFPMPFGHNIYLYLDMYLQDKDRIENVINQIKFLNKRLKNSKMIIRITRPTTVDIIDLIKDNFANNDSVEIKMDYHDIGMERLLKSDIRAFDVGMIILTSEMFNNRKKIKHILDLKLPLYKIGEESNGTGLKNSVVVINDVNSYEQISPVVFDVSAQLKLRTKIFNMNPLGENEKKSDLIDHFENLAKIFNEKIEVVSNDENPIRELKKETNILQILPLKHSMFKSRFSWKFLYTNPDLISFDLNRFDQLLIPVIEE encoded by the coding sequence ATGAAAAAAATATTAGTAATCCTTGATGGCATTGTTGCAAAAAAATTGCTGCAAAGAATGGTTGAAACCAATACTACAGAAAATAGTTATGATATTGTTTATCTAAGTGATGCCATTGTACCAGAACACAAACCTTCAAATTTCACTTTTTATAAATTTGATCCAACTTCTGAGTCAAAACTTGCAATGGTTTTAGACAAAGACACACACTCACAAGTTCTTATTGCTCTTAATTCAAAAGATGAGATGATAAATGTAATCAAAAATATAAAAGCAAGAAAAAAGAATCTTCCAATGTCTATTTTAGACTATTGGGGAATTAATATGAAAGATCCTTATGTAAATATTTACAAAGGGATAGAAGTTCTTGCAAATGGTATGGTTGAAAGATTGCCAAATATTCCTGTAATGGCTCAAAATATTGGACTAAAGCAGGGTGAAATTATGGAAATTAAAATCCCTTTTGGTAGCTCTTATGCTTACAGATATATTGGTTCTATTGAGCAAAAAGAGTGGAAAATCTTTGGACTTTATAGGGGTGAAAAACTTATAAATATAAAACCCTCTTTGATATTAAAACCAAATGATATTATTCTTGTTATTGGTAAGCCTACTGTACTGATGCAAGTTTATAATGCAATTGGAAAATCACAAGGTCAATTTCCTATGCCTTTTGGACACAATATTTATTTGTATCTTGATATGTATTTACAAGATAAAGATAGAATTGAAAATGTAATCAACCAAATAAAATTTTTAAATAAAAGATTAAAAAACAGTAAAATGATTATCCGTATTACAAGACCTACAACCGTTGATATTATAGATTTAATAAAAGATAATTTTGCAAATAACGATAGTGTTGAGATAAAAATGGATTATCATGATATTGGTATGGAGAGACTTCTAAAGAGTGATATTCGTGCTTTTGATGTGGGAATGATAATATTAACAAGTGAAATGTTTAATAACAGAAAAAAAATAAAACATATTTTAGATTTGAAGTTGCCTTTATATAAAATAGGTGAAGAGAGTAATGGAACAGGATTGAAAAATAGTGTTGTGGTTATCAATGATGTAAACTCTTATGAACAGATTTCACCAGTTGTTTTTGATGTTTCTGCACAATTAAAATTAAGGACTAAGATTTTTAACATGAACCCTTTGGGTGAGAATGAGAAAAAAAGCGATTTAATAGATCATTTTGAAAATCTGGCAAAGATTTTTAATGAAAAAATAGAGGTTGTTTCAAATGATGAGAATCCTATAAGAGAGTTGAAAAAAGAGACAAACATCCTTCAAATTTTACCTTTGAAACATAGTATGTTTAAGTCTAGATTTTCATGGAAGTTTTTATATACAAATCCTGATTTAATCTCTTTTGATTTAAATAGATTTGATCAACTGCTAATACCAGTTATTGAAGAATAA
- the tgt gene encoding tRNA guanosine(34) transglycosylase Tgt: MEFKIDGKSHHKARACTIKTAHSTIQTPVFMPVGTQAIVKALDANDMLELGAKIILGNTYHLYLRPGSKTVKKFGGLHGFSKFPNSFLTDSGGFQAFSLSDNSKPDENGITFKSHIDGSKHYFTPQSVLDTQYDLGSDIMMILDDLVALPNTKERIKKSIERTTKWAKEAITYHKEQQSKGIGVDQNIFAIIQGGTDKEFRKLSATQLCELDFDGFAIGGLSVGEPNEDMYETVEWTTDFMPLDKPRYLMGVGTPEDLIENIERGVDMFDCVMPTRNARNGTLFTSYGKINIKNAKYKEDEAPIDPECDCYTCKNFSKAYLNHLFRAGEISYFRLGSMHNIRYYLNLMKQAREAILADNWLEFKKEFYAKRGVTKE; encoded by the coding sequence ATGGAATTTAAAATTGATGGAAAATCTCATCATAAGGCAAGAGCTTGCACAATAAAAACTGCCCATAGCACTATACAAACACCTGTATTTATGCCTGTTGGAACTCAAGCAATTGTAAAAGCTTTGGATGCAAATGATATGCTAGAACTTGGAGCAAAAATCATTTTAGGAAATACCTACCATCTATACTTAAGACCAGGAAGCAAAACCGTAAAAAAATTTGGTGGACTTCATGGTTTTTCAAAATTTCCAAACTCATTTTTAACAGATAGTGGTGGATTTCAAGCCTTCTCTTTAAGTGATAACTCAAAACCAGATGAAAATGGTATTACTTTTAAATCACATATTGATGGAAGTAAACACTATTTTACCCCACAAAGTGTTTTAGATACCCAATATGATTTGGGAAGTGATATTATGATGATATTAGATGATTTAGTTGCACTTCCTAATACAAAAGAGAGAATTAAAAAATCAATTGAGAGAACAACAAAGTGGGCAAAAGAAGCTATTACTTACCATAAAGAGCAACAAAGCAAAGGTATAGGGGTTGACCAGAATATTTTTGCAATTATTCAAGGTGGAACAGATAAAGAGTTTAGAAAACTAAGTGCTACTCAACTTTGTGAACTAGATTTTGATGGTTTTGCAATTGGAGGGTTATCTGTTGGGGAACCAAATGAAGATATGTATGAAACAGTTGAGTGGACTACAGATTTTATGCCTTTGGATAAACCAAGATATTTAATGGGAGTTGGAACACCTGAGGATTTAATAGAAAATATAGAAAGAGGTGTTGATATGTTTGATTGCGTTATGCCAACAAGAAACGCAAGAAATGGAACTTTGTTTACCTCTTATGGAAAAATCAATATTAAAAATGCAAAATACAAAGAGGATGAAGCACCAATTGATCCAGAGTGTGACTGTTATACTTGCAAAAACTTCTCTAAAGCATACTTAAATCACCTATTTAGAGCAGGTGAAATTAGCTACTTTAGATTAGGTTCAATGCACAATATTAGATACTATTTAAACCTAATGAAACAAGCAAGAGAAGCTATTTTAGCAGATAATTGGCTTGAATTTAAAAAAGAGTTTTATGCAAAAAGAGGCGTTACTAAAGAGTAA